In a genomic window of Suricata suricatta isolate VVHF042 chromosome 12, meerkat_22Aug2017_6uvM2_HiC, whole genome shotgun sequence:
- the LOC115273445 gene encoding olfactory receptor 2Z1: protein MGDVNQSVTSDFILVGLFSHSGSRQLLFSLVAATFTTGLLGNTILLFLIRMDSRLHTPMYFLLSQLSVFDVGFPLVTIPKMASHFLQGEGSISFGGCAAQIFFLTLMGVAEGILLALMSYDRYVAVCHPLQYPVLMRRQVCLLMVGSSWLAGVLNASIQTSITLHFPYCASRIVDHFFCEVPALLKLSCADTSAYELALSTSGVLILVLPLSLIAISYGHVLGAVLRMRSEEARNKAFTTCSSHITVVGLFYGAAVFMYMVPGAYHSPQQDNVVSLFYSLVTPTLNPLIYSLRNREVRMAMVKMLSRAGLRPKG from the coding sequence ATGGGGGATGTGAATCAGTCAGTGACCTCTGACTTCATTCTGGTGGGACTCTTCAGTCACTCAGGGTCACGTCAGCTACTGTTCTCCTTGGTGGCTGCCACGTTTACCACGGGCCTCCTGGGAAATACCATTCTGCTCTTCCTGATCCGCATGGACTCCCGgctccacacacccatgtactttCTTCTCAGTCAGCTCTCTGTGTTTGATGTTGGCTTTCCGCTGGTCACCATCCCCAAGATGGCGTCCCACTTCCTGCAGGGAGAAGGTTCCATCTCCTTTGGGGGTTGTGCAGCTCAGATATTCTTCCTGACCCTGATGGGCGTGGCCGAGGGCATCCTGTTGGCCCTCAtgtcctatgaccgctatgtTGCTGTGTGTCACCCTCTGCAGTATCCCGTGCTCATGAGGCGTCAGGTGTGCCTGCTCATGGTGGGCTCCTCCTGGCTGGCAGGTGTGCTCAACGCCTCCATCCAGACCTCCATCACTCTGCACTTCCCCTACTGTGCCTCCCGCATCGTGGACCACTTCTTCTGCGAGGTGCCAGCCCTGCTGAAGCTGTCCTGTGCGGACACCTCTGCCTACGAGTTGGCGCTGTCCACCTCTGGGGTGCTGATCCttgttcttcccctttccctcattGCCATTTCCTATGGCCACGTGTTGGGGGCCGTTCTACGCATGCGCTCTGAGGAGGCCAGGAACAAAGCCTTCACCACCTGCTCCTCGCACATAACGGTAGTGGGACTCTTTTATGGCGCTGCTGTGTTCATGTACATGGTGCCGGGTGCCTACCACAGCCCACAGCAGGACAACGTGGTCTCCCTTTTCTACAGCCTTGTGACTCCCACACTCAACCCCCTTATCTACAGTCTGAGGAATCGGGAGGTGCGGATGGCTATGGTCAAAATGCTCAGCAGAGCTGGGCTCAGGCCAAAGGGATGA
- the ACTL9 gene encoding LOW QUALITY PROTEIN: actin-like protein 9 (The sequence of the model RefSeq protein was modified relative to this genomic sequence to represent the inferred CDS: inserted 2 bases in 1 codon) translates to MDANQSSTTKPQPSPEAPRPGVNPSSIEATKTLQQEAPSMVGDWSPRKTDAVVIDMGTGTCKVGFAGQARPSCAVATVVGCQPGRPAATGQPGLQTFIXXXXXXXXXXXXXXXXXXXXXXXXXXXXXXXXXXFSPATNREKLVEVAFEALRAPAVYVCSQSVLSVYAHGRVSGLVLDSGHGVTCAAPVFQGYSLPHAIERLDLAGAHLTAFLAEAFRGSGLPLGQHDLDAVEAVKHRYCYVATDFRQEPARRRSLTLPDGRTVTLGKELCQCPELLFSPPEMPGLSPAGVPAMATQSLRKVPPEARADVARNVLLCGGSSLFPGFEGRFRAELLRTQPAEAHVVVPAQPTRNFSVWLGGSILASLRAFQSCWVLREQYEEQGPHIVYRKCY, encoded by the exons ATGGACGCAAATCAGTCCAGCACCACGAAGCCCCAGCCCTCCCCGGAGGCCCCCAGGCCCGGCGTGAACCCCAGCTCAATCGAGGCCACCAAGACCCTGCAGCAGGAGGCCCCCAGCATGGTGGGCGACTGGTCACCCCGGAAGACCGACGCGGTGGTCATCGACATGGGCACCGGCACCTGTAAGGTGGGCTTCGCGGGGCAGGCCCGGCCCAGCTGCGCGGTGGCCACCGTCGTGGGCTGCCAGCCCGGGAGGCCGGCCGCCACCGGGCAGCCGGGGCTGCAGACCTTCAT NNNNNNNNNNNNNNNNNNNNNNNNNNNNNNNNNNNNNNNNNNNNNNNNNNNNNNNNNNNNNNNNNNNNNNNNNNNNNNNNNNNNNNNNNNNNNNNNNNNNTTCAGCCCCGCCACCAACCGCGAGAAGCTGGTGGAGGTGGCCTTCGAGGCGCTGCGCGCCCCGGCCGTGTACGTGTGCTCGCAGTCGGTGCTGTCGGTCTACGCGCACGGGCGCGTCAGCGGGCTGGTGCTGGACTCCGGCCACGGGGTCACCTGCGCGGCGCCGGTGTTCCAGGGCTACAGCCTGCCGCACGCCATCGAGCGCCTGGACCTGGCAGGCGCGCACCTGACCGCCTTCCTGGCGGAGGCGTTCCGCGGCTCAGGCCTGCCGCTGGGCCAGCACGACCTGGACGCGGTCGAGGCCGTCAAGCACCGCTACTGCTACGTGGCGACCGACTTCCGGCAGGAGCCTGCGCGCCGCCGGAGCCTGACGCTGCCCGACGGGCGGACGGTGACGCTGGGCAAGGAGCTGTGCCAGTGCCCCGAGCTGCTGTTCAGCCCCCCGGAGATGCCGGGGCTGTCGCCCGCGGGCGTCCCCGCCATGGCCACGCAGAGCCTTCGCAAGGTGCCCCCCGAGGCGCGCGCGGACGTGGCCCGGAACGTGCTGCTCTGCGGCGGCTCCTCGCTCTTCCCCGGGTTCGAGGGCCGCTTCCGGGCCGAGCTGCTGCGCACTCAGCCCGCGGAGGCCCACGTGGTGGTACCGGCGCAGCCTACCAGAAACTTCTCCGTGTGGTTAGGGGGCTCCATCCTGGCCTCGCTGCGCGCCTTCCAGTCCTGCTGGGTCCTGCGGGAGCAGTACGAGGAGCAGGGACCCCACATCGTGTACCGCAAATGCTACTGA